A genomic window from Punica granatum isolate Tunisia-2019 chromosome 2, ASM765513v2, whole genome shotgun sequence includes:
- the LOC116197484 gene encoding uncharacterized protein LOC116197484: protein MDYRGDWMNDTRGTLMMVASIIATVTLQAGIVPPGGMWQQDIHEGLQCSSKNICYAGEAVLTYYYPIDFMYFLICDMISFLGSLAVILLLICGFPISNKFCLWLLSLAMSVTVSSFGPTFFNAVWQSLATPLQRAQVFFNHRVDGDNRHCRPQPSHSSVFLAARLQVQICLEEITPTRPQQVQTCSNSLRSLEKGLSQYQ, encoded by the coding sequence ATGGACTACAGAGGTGACTGGATGAACGACACCAGGGGGACCCTGATGATGGTAGCCAGCATCATCGCCACCGTCACCCTCCAGGCAGGGATTGTGCCCCCGGGCGGCATGTGGCAGCAGGACATTCATGAAGGCTTGCAATGCAGCAGCAAGAATATCTGTTACGCTGGGGAGGCGGTGCTTACTTACTACTACCCTATCGACTTCATGTACTTCTTGATATGCGACATGATCTCATTCTTGGGGTCACTTGCGGTGATACTTCTGCTCATCTGCGGGTTTCCAATCAGCAATAAATTCTGCCTATGGCTTTTATCACTAGCCATGTCCGTCACTGTCTCCTCCTTCGGCCCCACCTTCTTCAATGCCGTTTGGCAGTCACTTGCCACACCTCTACAACGAGCTCAGGTTTTCTTTAATCATCGTGTGGACGGTGATAATAGGCATTGTCGGCCTCAGCCTTCTCATTCATCTGTCTTCTTGGCTGCGAGGCTCCAAGTGCAAATCTGTCTGGAGGAGATTACCCCGACTCGGCCACAACAAGTTCAAACTTGCAGTAATTCCTTACGCTCACTGGAAAAGGGGTTGAGCCAATACCAGTAG